From the genome of Candidatus Schekmanbacteria bacterium RIFCSPLOWO2_02_FULL_38_14, one region includes:
- a CDS encoding MerR family transcriptional regulator encodes MAKKKGYYSIGVVSEMLDVHPQTLRLYEREGLISPKRTGGNTRLYSDDDVRKVEMIQRLTQDLGVNLAGVEIIMRMREKMEEMQTQMDELLKSFLERFSNEVKKWKETSGEALVKVSGREITRIKNDNK; translated from the coding sequence ATGGCAAAGAAAAAAGGATATTACTCTATTGGGGTAGTGTCTGAAATGCTTGATGTCCATCCCCAGACCTTAAGGCTTTATGAGAGAGAAGGTTTGATTTCTCCAAAAAGAACTGGCGGAAACACCAGGCTTTATTCAGATGATGATGTAAGAAAGGTAGAGATGATTCAGAGGTTGACTCAGGATTTGGGAGTAAATCTGGCAGGAGTTGAGATAATTATGCGGATGAGGGAAAAGATGGAGGAGATGCAGACACAGATGGATGAGTTATTAAAAAGCTTTCTGGAGCGTTTCAGCAATGAAGTGAAAAAGTGGAAGGAGACAAGTGGAGAAGCGCTGGTAAAGGTTTCAGGAAGAGAAATAACAAGGATTAAAAATGATAATAAATAA
- a CDS encoding glucose-1-phosphate adenylyltransferase — protein sequence METKKTLALILAGGVGSRLYPLTKDRAKPAVPFGGIYRLIDFTLSNCANSNIRRICIIPQYKSLSLDRHIRLGWNVFNPDLGEYIISLHPQQRIGEQWYRGTADAIYQNIYFLEREKQSYIFVLSGDHVYKMNYNLMLKAHIEKNADLTVATIPFERKKASQFGVVEVDDSYRITGFEEKPKNPKAFLSDQSSALVSMGVYVFKTNILYEALHNDAWKDTEHDFGRDVIPMMISNYRVFGFIFREEDNKQVKYWRDVGTVDAYWEANMDLLSVKPAFSLYDEEWPIRTYQGQYPPAKLVVSGESSEMRAGLAQDSLISSGSVISGARVNRSVLSPNVYIHRGSEVEESVILDGVDIGRYCKIKRAIIDKEVKIPQGTTIGLNPEEDRKRFFVSDTGIVVVPKEMSL from the coding sequence ATGGAGACAAAAAAAACATTAGCGCTGATTTTAGCAGGCGGGGTTGGCAGCAGGCTATATCCCCTTACAAAAGACAGGGCAAAGCCAGCTGTGCCGTTTGGAGGAATATATCGGCTCATAGATTTTACTCTTAGCAACTGTGCTAACTCCAATATAAGAAGGATTTGTATTATTCCTCAGTATAAATCGCTTTCTCTTGACAGGCATATCAGGCTTGGGTGGAATGTGTTCAATCCCGACCTTGGAGAATATATTATTTCATTGCATCCTCAGCAAAGGATCGGGGAGCAGTGGTACAGGGGAACTGCTGATGCAATATACCAGAACATATATTTTCTTGAAAGAGAAAAACAAAGCTATATCTTTGTCCTTTCAGGAGACCACGTGTACAAGATGAATTACAACTTAATGCTGAAGGCTCATATCGAAAAGAACGCAGATTTAACCGTTGCAACAATTCCTTTCGAGAGGAAAAAGGCTTCGCAGTTTGGAGTTGTTGAGGTTGATGATTCTTACAGAATAACAGGTTTTGAGGAAAAGCCAAAAAATCCCAAGGCTTTTTTGTCCGACCAGTCTTCTGCTCTGGTATCAATGGGTGTTTATGTTTTTAAAACCAATATACTTTATGAAGCGCTTCACAATGACGCATGGAAAGATACAGAGCACGATTTTGGCAGGGATGTTATTCCAATGATGATTTCTAATTACAGGGTCTTTGGTTTTATATTCAGGGAAGAGGATAACAAACAGGTAAAGTACTGGAGAGATGTCGGGACTGTTGACGCCTACTGGGAAGCAAATATGGATTTACTCTCTGTTAAGCCTGCGTTCAGTTTGTATGATGAAGAATGGCCTATCAGGACGTATCAGGGGCAATATCCTCCTGCAAAGCTTGTTGTTTCAGGAGAAAGCTCGGAAATGAGAGCAGGTCTGGCTCAGGACTCGCTGATTTCAAGCGGGTCAGTAATCAGCGGCGCCAGAGTAAACAGGTCAGTTCTTTCACCGAATGTTTATATCCACAGGGGGAGCGAGGTTGAAGAATCAGTAATACTGGATGGAGTTGACATAGGAAGGTACTGTAAAATAAAGAGAGCCATAATAGACAAGGAAGTTAAGATTCCTCAGGGGACAACTATTGGTTTAAATCCTGAGGAGGACAGAAAAAGATTTTTCGTATCTGATACGGGTATAGTTGTTGTGCCAAAGGAGATGAGTCTTTGA